The Sulfitobacter indolifex genome contains the following window.
ATTGCTTGCGAAACGGCGCGTTTCACCGCAATCTGGCCCAAGGAGAATAAGCCGGAACACCGGCATAGGGGAGGAGACAACATGACATTCGCCGGGATCGAGGACCGCAATGCAATCGCGGCGGAAATGCCGTGGGAAGACCGCGACGTGGCCAAGACGCTTTACGGAATGCTGAGCAACACGACCGCAAAATTCCCCAAGCATAACGCCGTCAGCTATCAGATTTTCTCAGGGCCCAAAGACAAGGCCGAAACGCTGACCTGGAGCGAGCTGCATGGCCGCGTGACGCAGGCCGCCAACCTTTTCCGCAGCCTCGGCATTGGTGAGAAAGACGTGGTGGCCTACGTGCTGCCAAACTGTAACGAGACGACAATCACCCTGCTGGGCGGTGCCGTTGCCGGGATCGTCAGCCCGATCAATCCGCTGCTGGATGCCGAACAGATCGGTGCCATCCTGCGCGAGGTTGGTGCATCCGTCGTGGTCACCCTGCGGCCTTTCCCCAAGACGGACGTGGCCCAGAAGACCGCCGAAGCGGTGCGGCTTGCGCCCAAGGTGCATACGGTGCTTGAGGTGGATCTTGTCCGCTATCTGACACCGCCTAAAAGCTGGATCGTGCCACTGGTCCGGCCCAAGGGGCTGGCAGAAAATCAGGCGAAGTACCTCAACTTCAACGCCGAGATCGCCAAACAGAACACCTCGCTCAATTTCAAGGACGTGCAAGAAGACCGTGTCGCTTGCTATTTCCACACCGGGGGCACCACCGGCATGCCGAAGGTGGCGCAGCACAAATATTCCGGCTTGATCTACAACGGCTGGCTGGGCCATCGCCTGCTGTTCAGCGAAGAGGACAATATCATGTGTCCGCTGCCGCTGTTCCACGTTTTTGCCTGCCATGTGATCTTGATGGCCGCCGTGGCCTCTGGCGCGCATGTGGTCTTCCCCACGCCGCAGGGCTATCGCGGGGATGGGGTGTTTGATAACTTCTGGAAGCTGATTGAGCGGTGGAAAATCACCTTTATCATCACCGTGCCGACTGCGATCTCGGCCAAGATGCAGCGGCCGATTGATGCGGATGTCAGTACTGTGAAAACGGCCTTCTCCGGGTCAGCCCCGCTGCCGCTGGAACTCTTCCGCCGCTTTGAGAAAGCCACGGGCATCACGTTGATTGAGGGCTATGGTCTGACTGAGGCGACCTGCCTTGTGTCCTGCAACCCGCCCGACGGCGTCAAGAAAGTAGGCTCCATCGGCATCGCCTTTCCTTATTCGGATGTGCGGATCATCAAAGGCACGGCCGATGGGCCGATCGACGCGGGTGTCGATGAGATCGGCGAGATCTGTGTGTCGAACCCCGGTGTCTTTGCGGGCCATACCTATGTCGAGGAAGACAAAAACAAAGACCTTTTCTACCACGGTAAATACCTGCGCACCGGCGATCTGGGTCGTATCGACAGCGATAGCTACATTTGGATCACTGGCCGCGCCAAAGACTTGATCATTCGCGGCGGGCACAACATCGACCCGGCCGAGATTGAAGAGGCGCTCTTGGGTCATGAAGCCGTTGCCTTTGCCGGGGCCATCGGCCAACCCGATGCCCACGCGGGCGAGGTGCCCTGCGCCTTTGTCGAACTGGTGGCCGGCGCCACGGTGACCGAAGCAGAACTGCTGGCCTTCGCGCAGGAAAAGGTTGCCGAACGCGCGGCGCAGCCCAAACACCTCAAGATCATGGATGAGCTGCCTAAGACGGCCGTCGGCAAAATCTTCAAGCCCGACCTGCGCAAAGACGCGATCACGCGGGTCTATAATGGCAGCCTAGAGAAAGCCGGTTGCGCCGCACGGGTAACCGAAGTGATCGATGACAAAAAGCGCGGGCTTGTGGCTAAGGTCACGATGCACAACGCGTCACATGATGACGTGTCCAAGGTGCTCAGCGTCTATACGCGCCCTTGGGAACCCGCGAGCTAACCGACCAAGGGGCAGGGGGCGTCAGTCCTGCCCTTAGTCTCTTCAAATTCTTGATTGCAGCCCAGCTGCGTTGCGCCGATGCACATTTTCTGTGTGTCGGCGCAAGAATTTTAGGCTGTTTCGTGCATGTTTAAAGGGCGGCCTTTCCTGTCAGGCATAGCGCCTATGCAAATTCTGCGGGTTTAAAATAGGGGTTGAGCGTACTACTTCTGCATTGCAGCATTGATAATGCACTTGCAGCATTCTGAAAGGAGTTGCGCTTATGACGATGGCAATCTCACGTGGCACCACCCTGAGCTCCGCGCTCGCTGGGCTTCAGCACACCTTTGACGGCATGCGTCGTCGTGTGGCCCAGATCAAAGCCCGGCGCGCAGCTTACAACCGAACTTTCACAGAACTTACCGCACTGAGTGATCGCGAACTGTCGGATATCGGCATCGCGCGGTGCGACATCCGGCGTCTTGCGTCGGAAGAACTTTCAAAGGAACAGACCTATGAAGTATAACAACGCCCTCTCCGCCCCCCACGGTTTTTCTTTCCGCGACGCGACCGCGCCTGTTGTTGGTGCCTTTGGCACCGCCGCTGGCAAAGTCGGCAGCTTGCTGGCACGCGGCGTGACCCAGATGCAGATTTCGCGCATGCAGTCTGTCCTCAACAGCATGAGCGACGATCAGCTAGAGCGCGCGGGCATCAAGCGGAACCAGATCCCGCAGCACGCCGAAGCGCTGGTTACCGAAGAATACGACGGTCTGTAAGCCTTAGGGCTTTCGACCTTCAGCAATCAATGCCGCGCCCTGAGCGCTGCATTGTCAGGCGTCGGACCCCGTTCCTCCCCGGGTTGATCCGACACCGCATCTTAACGGTCCTCCTCCCGGACCCGTTATACCGGCCGGCAAGCTTACCTCCTCCCAAGCTTGCCGGCCCATGCTTTTCCCGCTTCCGACTACGGCGCCGCGCTGTCGAGCCAAAGCGTCACCGGCCCATCATTGACCAGCGCCACGGACATATCCGCGCCGAACCGGCCCTTTTGCACGGTGATATCCAAGGCGCTAAGGCTGCGCGCAAAATGCTCATAGAGCGCCTCGGCCATGTCAGGTTTCGCCGCACCCGAAAAACCGGGGCGGTTGCCGCGCGAAGTATCAGCGGCAAGGGTGAATTGGCTGACAACCAGCGCAGCACCGTCGGTCTGGGCAAGGCTGAGGTTCATCTTACCGTCCGTGTCCTTGAACAGCCGTAGCTTAGAGATCTTCAGCGCAAGCTTCTCTGCCGTCTCTTCCGTGTCTTCAGGCATGGCGCAGACGAGGATTAAGAGACCGGGGCCGATCCCTCCGACGACCTCACCTTCGACCGTAACCGAAGCCTCGGTCACCCTTTGCAACAATACGCGCATATCAGTCTTTCCAATCGATGATCTCTGAGGCGGCGGCCCGTTCGGTGCGGAAGGTATTGGCCGGGTGGTCAGGGTCTGCATAGCCGAATGAGATGGCGCAGAGTACCAGCCGATCTTCGGGCAGGCCGAGGTGACTGCGCACCACCGGCGCGTATGCGGCGATCGAGGCTTGCGCGACGCTGGCCACGCCAAGCGCTGTCGCGGCGAGCGTAAAAGCTGTGACGAATCCGCCGCAATCCATCGCGCCGTTAGGCCCAAGCTCGGTGGGTGACGTGACGATGGCAACATGCGGCGCGTCAAACAACGCGTAGTTGCGCAGCATCTGCGCCTTGCGGGCGACGCGGTCGGATTTCGCGATACCCACCGCGTTGTAAAGCTGAAAACCGCATGTGCGGCGACGCTCGGCATAAGCGCCGGAATAGCCAGTGGGCCAAGGCAAGTCAGGTTGAGCCGGAGCGTCCGCGTGCGCGGCTTCAAGCAGTGCGGCGCGGAAGGCATCGGTGCCCGCGCCACGGGTCACGGTCACCTGCCACGGCTGCGCGTTGCACCACGATGGCACATCGCGCGCGGCATTAACGATTTGGGTAATGGTCTCATCCGGCAGCGGATCGGGCCGGAAAGCGCGGCAAGAGTAGCGGGCCTGCAAAAGCGCGGCGAATTGGTCGTAGGTGTGGGTCATTGCTGTGCCATAAAATAGCCGACGATGGCGGCGGCGATCAGCCCCAGCACCACGGCGAATGTGATTTTAATAGCAGAGTAGGGCCGCTCGCCCTGCACCTTGCCCGAGTGGCCGTTCACCACAAAACGATAGGTCTTGCCACGGTACTTATAAGCGGCCAGCCAGACCGGCAGCAGGATATGTTTGAAGGTCACATCGCTGATCTGCGTATCGATGTTATGCACGCGCTGGCGGTCGCCGCCGATGTCGAATTTCACGTCACGCTCAATCACCCGGTCCATATGGGCGCGGGCTTGGGTGAAGCCTTCCTCCAGCGTGACGCCGTAAGCCTCGGCTCGGAAACCGGCAAGGTATTCGGGCGCATAGGGCTCCAGCGCCGAAAGATCCCATGGGTGCAGCGCGTCGGTGTGTTTCTTGGGCAGCGAGCGCGAGGCCAGCACCAGCACATCATCAAAGAACCGCGCCACCCGGCCCGAAGCGCTGCGCCAGCGCACTTTCGGCACCTGTTGCTGCACGCGCTTGCCGTTGCGCATGACGGTTTGGGTGACGTAATAGACCGTGCCCCGCTCCCCGCGATAGCTTGAGGCCGTCTGCGCGTCATAGGTCCAGTAGGGCACGTAAATCCCCTGCATTTT
Protein-coding sequences here:
- a CDS encoding acyl-CoA synthetase → MTFAGIEDRNAIAAEMPWEDRDVAKTLYGMLSNTTAKFPKHNAVSYQIFSGPKDKAETLTWSELHGRVTQAANLFRSLGIGEKDVVAYVLPNCNETTITLLGGAVAGIVSPINPLLDAEQIGAILREVGASVVVTLRPFPKTDVAQKTAEAVRLAPKVHTVLEVDLVRYLTPPKSWIVPLVRPKGLAENQAKYLNFNAEIAKQNTSLNFKDVQEDRVACYFHTGGTTGMPKVAQHKYSGLIYNGWLGHRLLFSEEDNIMCPLPLFHVFACHVILMAAVASGAHVVFPTPQGYRGDGVFDNFWKLIERWKITFIITVPTAISAKMQRPIDADVSTVKTAFSGSAPLPLELFRRFEKATGITLIEGYGLTEATCLVSCNPPDGVKKVGSIGIAFPYSDVRIIKGTADGPIDAGVDEIGEICVSNPGVFAGHTYVEEDKNKDLFYHGKYLRTGDLGRIDSDSYIWITGRAKDLIIRGGHNIDPAEIEEALLGHEAVAFAGAIGQPDAHAGEVPCAFVELVAGATVTEAELLAFAQEKVAERAAQPKHLKIMDELPKTAVGKIFKPDLRKDAITRVYNGSLEKAGCAARVTEVIDDKKRGLVAKVTMHNASHDDVSKVLSVYTRPWEPAS
- a CDS encoding nitroreductase translates to MTHTYDQFAALLQARYSCRAFRPDPLPDETITQIVNAARDVPSWCNAQPWQVTVTRGAGTDAFRAALLEAAHADAPAQPDLPWPTGYSGAYAERRRTCGFQLYNAVGIAKSDRVARKAQMLRNYALFDAPHVAIVTSPTELGPNGAMDCGGFVTAFTLAATALGVASVAQASIAAYAPVVRSHLGLPEDRLVLCAISFGYADPDHPANTFRTERAAASEIIDWKD
- a CDS encoding TFIIB-type zinc finger domain-containing protein, which gives rise to MSATDLPPAAPLEEHRFPCDTCGSDMRFDPAQSLLICDHCGNVEPIDGTGRHAHAIAEQDFRAGLQAALPAAEMEETRVTTCPNCAAQVEFEPGKHATECPFCATPIVIDTGTNRHIKPRAVLPFALPEESARNAMKDWLGSLWFAPNGLQQYARKGRKMQGIYVPYWTYDAQTASSYRGERGTVYYVTQTVMRNGKRVQQQVPKVRWRSASGRVARFFDDVLVLASRSLPKKHTDALHPWDLSALEPYAPEYLAGFRAEAYGVTLEEGFTQARAHMDRVIERDVKFDIGGDRQRVHNIDTQISDVTFKHILLPVWLAAYKYRGKTYRFVVNGHSGKVQGERPYSAIKITFAVVLGLIAAAIVGYFMAQQ
- a CDS encoding DUF1127 domain-containing protein — its product is MTMAISRGTTLSSALAGLQHTFDGMRRRVAQIKARRAAYNRTFTELTALSDRELSDIGIARCDIRRLASEELSKEQTYEV
- the dtd gene encoding D-aminoacyl-tRNA deacylase; translated protein: MRVLLQRVTEASVTVEGEVVGGIGPGLLILVCAMPEDTEETAEKLALKISKLRLFKDTDGKMNLSLAQTDGAALVVSQFTLAADTSRGNRPGFSGAAKPDMAEALYEHFARSLSALDITVQKGRFGADMSVALVNDGPVTLWLDSAAP